A genomic window from Candidatus Denitrolinea symbiosum includes:
- a CDS encoding methylmalonyl-CoA epimerase yields the protein MPTVKAVNHVAVVVDDMEKSLAFWRDALGIELHELRDVPAEKSQVAFLPLAGAEVELVMPTTDDSGIAKYLAKRGPGMHHLCLEVDDIVGMLALLKAKDVRLINEEPRVGADGKKYAFIHPESTGGVLVELYQI from the coding sequence ATGCCAACCGTCAAAGCCGTCAATCACGTTGCCGTCGTCGTGGACGATATGGAGAAGTCGCTCGCGTTCTGGCGCGACGCGCTGGGGATCGAACTTCACGAACTGCGCGACGTCCCCGCGGAAAAGTCGCAGGTCGCGTTCCTCCCCCTCGCGGGCGCGGAGGTGGAACTCGTCATGCCCACCACCGACGACTCGGGCATCGCCAAATATCTCGCCAAACGCGGGCCGGGGATGCACCATCTCTGCCTCGAAGTGGACGACATCGTCGGAATGCTGGCGCTGCTCAAAGCGAAGGACGTCCGCCTGATCAACGAGGAGCCGCGCGTCGGCGCGGACGGGAAGAAATACGCCTTCATCCATCCCGAATCCACGGGCGGGGTCCTGGTCGAGCTGTATCAAATTTAA
- a CDS encoding homoserine O-succinyltransferase: MPVKIPATLPARSILEGENIFVMSDARARRQDIRPLRIAILNLMPAKIETETQFLRLLGNTPLQVDITLLHTVSHNHKNASAEHLLAHYKSFAQVRRSKFDGLIITGAPVEQMPFEEVDYWPELKEIMAWAETNVFSTLYVCWGAQAGLYHRYGVPKYPLAQKMFGVFPHRVLERKARLLRGFDDVFLAPHSRHTEIRRADIEKTPDLVILAESEQAGLYIVGTRDGRHVFVTGHAEYDPLTLKSEYDRDKSKGLSIRVPANYYPANDPSQPPLVRWRGHANLLFSNWLNYHVYQVTPYRVRDIPERGVYDDF, translated from the coding sequence ATGCCCGTCAAAATTCCCGCCACGCTCCCGGCGCGTAGTATTCTGGAAGGCGAAAATATCTTTGTGATGAGCGACGCCCGCGCCCGGCGCCAGGACATCCGTCCGCTGCGCATCGCCATCCTCAACCTCATGCCCGCCAAGATCGAGACGGAAACGCAGTTCCTGCGCCTGCTCGGAAACACGCCCCTGCAGGTGGACATCACCCTGCTGCATACCGTCTCGCACAACCACAAAAACGCTTCGGCCGAACACCTGCTGGCCCACTACAAATCGTTCGCCCAGGTACGCCGGAGCAAGTTCGACGGCCTCATCATCACCGGCGCGCCTGTGGAACAAATGCCCTTCGAAGAGGTGGACTACTGGCCGGAGTTAAAGGAGATCATGGCCTGGGCAGAGACCAATGTCTTCTCCACGCTCTACGTTTGCTGGGGCGCGCAGGCCGGACTGTATCATCGGTATGGCGTGCCGAAATACCCGCTCGCGCAAAAAATGTTCGGCGTTTTTCCGCACCGCGTCCTCGAACGCAAGGCGCGGCTTCTGCGCGGCTTCGACGACGTTTTCCTCGCGCCGCATTCGCGTCACACCGAGATCCGCCGCGCCGATATCGAGAAGACGCCCGACCTCGTCATCCTGGCCGAATCGGAGCAGGCGGGCCTCTACATCGTCGGCACGCGCGACGGGCGGCACGTCTTCGTCACCGGGCATGCCGAATACGACCCGCTCACCCTCAAGTCCGAGTATGATCGGGACAAAAGCAAAGGACTGTCAATCCGCGTACCGGCCAATTACTACCCCGCCAACGACCCGTCCCAGCCTCCGCTCGTCCGCTGGCGCGGCCACGCCAACCTGCTGTTCAGCAACTGGCTCAACTATCATGTGTACCAGGTCACCCCATACCGCGTCCGCGACATTCCCGAACGCGGCGTCTATGACGACTTCTAA
- a CDS encoding cysteine hydrolase, whose product MKTALLLIDIQKDYFPGGKMELARPLEAAKKAYGLLQCFREHGGYHVHIQHIALKPDAAFFVEGTEGTDIHDSVAHFEGEPIVYKHFPNSFRETNLLELLKGWGIERVVVTGMMTHMCVDATVRAAADFGFQVVVAEDACATRDLKYGETVIPAEYVHKAFLAAFQSYGRVTSAEQVIALLAGEQ is encoded by the coding sequence ATGAAAACTGCCCTGCTTTTGATTGACATCCAGAAGGATTACTTCCCCGGCGGGAAGATGGAATTGGCGAGGCCGCTCGAGGCCGCGAAGAAGGCCTATGGGCTTCTTCAATGTTTTCGCGAGCATGGCGGGTATCACGTCCACATCCAGCACATCGCGCTGAAACCCGACGCTGCGTTTTTCGTCGAAGGCACGGAGGGGACGGACATCCACGATTCGGTCGCGCACTTCGAGGGCGAGCCGATCGTCTACAAGCATTTCCCCAACTCGTTCCGCGAGACGAACCTGCTGGAACTGTTGAAAGGCTGGGGCATCGAGCGCGTCGTCGTCACGGGGATGATGACTCACATGTGCGTGGACGCCACCGTCCGCGCCGCGGCGGACTTCGGCTTTCAGGTCGTCGTCGCCGAAGACGCCTGCGCCACCCGCGACCTGAAATACGGCGAGACGGTCATCCCCGCGGAGTACGTCCACAAGGCGTTTCTGGCCGCGTTTCAATCGTACGGACGGGTGACGAGCGCGGAGCAGGTCATCGCGCTGCTGGCGGGGGAGCAGTAG
- a CDS encoding aspartate aminotransferase, whose product MFANRIAHLEAEGAYAVLARASDIERAGREVLHLELGQPDFRTPETIAQAGVAAIEEGLTRYTSPAGLTRFRELIAADAGARRGVTVHPDMVVAGPGSKPGLFFPTLALVAPGDEVIYPDPGFPTYRAMIGVAGGTPVPVTLREENQFSFDLDVFDSKISDKTKLIILNSPANPTGGVIPLEDLKHIAKQAQKYDAWILADEIYSRLVYDGMESAPSVASIDGMLERTVIADGFSKAYAMTGWRLGYMIAPPALAERLELLITHSVGCTAMFTQYAGMEALTGPQDFVREMVAEYQKRRDRMVELANAIPGVHAQKPQGAFYVFPNVKSFGISSKEIQARLLEEEGVAVLAGTDFGPAGDGYIRLCYATSMEVIERAMEKIHRFFERL is encoded by the coding sequence ATGTTCGCCAACCGCATCGCCCATCTCGAAGCCGAGGGCGCGTACGCCGTCCTGGCGCGCGCCTCAGACATAGAACGCGCCGGCCGCGAGGTCTTGCACCTCGAACTCGGCCAGCCCGACTTCCGCACGCCCGAAACCATCGCCCAGGCGGGCGTCGCCGCCATCGAGGAGGGACTCACGCGCTACACCTCCCCCGCGGGACTGACGCGCTTTCGCGAGCTGATCGCGGCCGACGCGGGCGCGCGGCGCGGCGTGACGGTCCATCCCGACATGGTCGTGGCGGGACCCGGCTCCAAGCCCGGTCTCTTCTTCCCGACCCTCGCGCTGGTCGCGCCGGGCGACGAGGTTATCTACCCCGATCCCGGCTTCCCGACCTACCGCGCCATGATCGGCGTCGCGGGCGGGACGCCTGTGCCGGTGACGCTGCGCGAGGAGAATCAATTCTCGTTCGACCTGGATGTCTTCGATTCGAAGATTTCGGACAAAACGAAACTCATCATCCTCAATTCGCCCGCCAACCCGACCGGCGGCGTCATCCCGCTCGAAGATTTAAAGCACATCGCGAAACAGGCGCAGAAATACGACGCCTGGATCCTGGCGGACGAAATCTACTCGCGCCTGGTCTACGACGGGATGGAGTCCGCGCCGAGCGTCGCCTCAATTGACGGGATGCTGGAGCGCACCGTCATCGCCGACGGATTCTCGAAAGCCTACGCGATGACGGGCTGGCGGCTCGGCTATATGATCGCGCCGCCCGCGCTGGCGGAACGGCTGGAACTGCTGATCACCCACTCGGTGGGATGCACGGCCATGTTCACGCAATACGCGGGGATGGAGGCGCTGACGGGTCCGCAGGATTTCGTCCGCGAGATGGTTGCCGAATACCAGAAGCGCCGCGACCGCATGGTGGAACTGGCGAACGCCATCCCTGGCGTCCACGCGCAGAAGCCGCAGGGCGCGTTTTACGTCTTCCCGAATGTAAAGTCGTTTGGGATTTCGTCGAAGGAGATCCAGGCGCGGCTGCTGGAGGAGGAGGGAGTCGCCGTTTTGGCAGGGACGGATTTCGGTCCCGCGGGAGACGGATATATCCGCCTGTGCTACGCCACTTCGATGGAGGTCATCGAGCGGGCGATGGAAAAAATCCACAGGTTCTTCGAGAGATTATAG
- a CDS encoding signal transduction histidine kinase: MLPDFRVRQRDYLLEIARLLTEELDLDKLLARILKIAIEMLAGQAGLIALKEAEGWRVATAHGIPPAFLSYLTPLLAEEKVADLDVAELNRMLKELTYTASMGLLNGTGIALAAHGQVIGVIFIFRNYPDLFSANDKVLLGSFAGQAAVAVHNARLYGQVNIEKQRLDALLDSAADGILILNADLTIERVNDAFERIFGRTHAQLAGSPHADIVRWTRDPDGPTLEDSIANGWPLTPNATLYVEGDLKRPEPPPIPVGVTYAPLLTPEGKLRNIIATVRDITHFRAADEIKSTFISVVSHELRTPVALIKGYASTLRRDDARWDKRTISDSLEVIEEEADRLSKMIDDLLDASRLQAGGLSLNRADVGLPALASRVIERFTAPNPKHRFVADFPEKFPIVLADETRLEQVLANLVSNALKYAPQGEIRISGKALPEQVIVCVSDEGPGIEAKDLPHIFDRFYRSTNAVKKTKGAGLGLYLARIIVEAHGGRIWADSSAHTGARICFSLPR; the protein is encoded by the coding sequence ATGCTCCCCGATTTCCGCGTCCGTCAACGAGACTACCTGCTCGAGATTGCCCGCCTGCTGACCGAGGAACTCGATCTCGACAAACTGCTGGCGCGCATCCTCAAGATCGCCATCGAAATGCTGGCGGGACAGGCCGGCCTGATCGCCCTCAAAGAGGCGGAGGGCTGGCGCGTCGCCACCGCGCACGGAATCCCGCCCGCCTTCCTCAGTTACCTCACGCCCCTGCTCGCCGAAGAAAAAGTGGCGGACCTGGACGTGGCCGAACTCAACCGCATGTTGAAAGAGCTGACCTACACCGCCAGCATGGGACTGCTCAACGGCACGGGCATCGCGCTCGCGGCGCACGGCCAGGTCATCGGCGTGATCTTCATCTTCCGCAATTATCCCGATCTTTTTTCCGCCAACGACAAAGTCCTGCTCGGTTCGTTCGCGGGACAGGCCGCCGTCGCCGTCCACAACGCGCGGCTCTACGGACAGGTCAACATTGAGAAGCAGCGTCTCGACGCGCTGTTGGACTCGGCCGCGGACGGGATCTTGATCCTCAACGCCGACCTGACCATCGAACGCGTCAACGACGCCTTCGAGCGCATCTTCGGTCGGACTCACGCCCAGCTGGCCGGCTCGCCCCACGCGGACATCGTCCGCTGGACGCGCGACCCCGACGGCCCCACCCTCGAGGATTCCATCGCCAACGGCTGGCCGCTGACGCCCAACGCGACCCTCTACGTGGAGGGCGATCTCAAACGCCCCGAACCGCCGCCCATCCCGGTGGGCGTCACCTACGCGCCGCTTTTGACTCCCGAGGGAAAACTTCGCAACATCATCGCGACCGTGCGCGACATCACCCACTTCCGCGCCGCCGACGAGATCAAAAGCACGTTCATCTCCGTGGTCAGCCACGAACTGCGGACGCCCGTCGCGTTGATCAAAGGCTACGCCTCCACTTTACGCCGCGACGACGCCCGCTGGGACAAGCGTACGATCAGCGACTCGCTCGAAGTCATCGAAGAGGAGGCGGATCGCCTGTCGAAGATGATCGACGACCTGCTGGACGCGTCCCGCTTGCAGGCGGGCGGCCTCAGCCTGAACCGAGCCGACGTCGGCCTCCCCGCGCTGGCGTCGCGCGTGATCGAGCGCTTCACGGCGCCGAATCCCAAACATCGCTTCGTCGCCGACTTCCCCGAGAAGTTTCCCATCGTCCTCGCGGACGAGACGCGCCTCGAGCAGGTCCTCGCGAACCTGGTCTCGAACGCGCTCAAGTACGCGCCGCAGGGCGAGATCAGGATCAGCGGCAAGGCGCTGCCCGAGCAGGTGATCGTGTGCGTCAGCGACGAGGGGCCCGGCATCGAAGCCAAAGATCTGCCGCACATCTTCGACCGCTTCTATCGCTCAACCAATGCCGTGAAAAAGACCAAGGGCGCGGGGCTGGGACTCTACCTCGCCCGCATCATCGTCGAGGCTCACGGCGGACGCATCTGGGCGGACTCGTCCGCGCACACCGGCGCGAGGATTTGTTTCTCGCTGCCGAGGTGA
- a CDS encoding major facilitator superfamily (MSF) transporter produces the protein MTTASARPMVNDKKEIFGWAMYDWANSAFSTTVGTVFLAPYVAALARSAAEAAGTETVPFFGIPVAPDSFLPYCISFSVGMQVLFLPILGAIADYSHRRKQMMQLFATIGAICTILLFMVTGDLWWLGGVLFILANLAFGAAIVFYNAYLPDIASEDKRDSVSSYGWAMGYLGGGLLLVLNLILYMFSDKFGIPGELAVRINLASAGVWWLGFSFFTWARLRPRHAAHVLPKGETYVSVGFKQLGQTLREVKRFPETLKYLLAYFLYNDGIQTVIAVASTFAAAPLIQGGLEQDQTTLTVVILMIQFVAFGGALLWGKLAGRIGAKQSIIVSLVIWLGVVVFAFGGLKGSASSVTIQFFVLGAFIALVMGGSQAISRSLFAQMIPAGREAEFYSFYEISERGTSWTGPLIFGLANQLFGSLRWGILSLIFYFIAGLIVLPMVNVKKAMEDVKKYDEAKNNV, from the coding sequence ATGACAACCGCAAGCGCCAGACCCATGGTAAACGATAAGAAGGAAATCTTCGGCTGGGCCATGTACGACTGGGCCAACTCGGCCTTCAGCACCACCGTCGGGACGGTGTTCCTCGCTCCGTACGTCGCGGCGCTGGCGCGCTCCGCGGCCGAGGCGGCGGGGACCGAAACGGTTCCTTTCTTCGGGATTCCCGTCGCCCCCGATTCCTTCCTGCCCTACTGCATATCGTTCTCGGTCGGTATGCAGGTGCTCTTCCTCCCCATCCTCGGCGCTATCGCGGACTATTCCCACCGCCGCAAACAAATGATGCAGTTGTTCGCCACCATCGGCGCCATCTGCACCATCCTGCTCTTCATGGTGACGGGCGACCTGTGGTGGCTGGGCGGCGTCCTGTTCATCCTTGCCAACCTGGCCTTCGGCGCGGCGATCGTGTTCTACAATGCCTACCTGCCCGACATCGCCAGCGAGGACAAACGCGACAGCGTCTCCTCGTACGGCTGGGCGATGGGCTACCTCGGCGGCGGACTCCTGCTCGTCCTCAACCTCATCCTTTACATGTTCAGCGATAAGTTCGGGATCCCCGGCGAACTGGCAGTGCGCATCAACCTCGCCTCGGCGGGCGTGTGGTGGCTGGGATTTTCGTTCTTCACCTGGGCGCGTCTCCGACCGCGTCATGCCGCCCACGTGCTGCCGAAAGGCGAGACGTACGTCAGCGTCGGCTTCAAACAGCTCGGTCAGACCCTGCGCGAGGTCAAGCGCTTCCCCGAGACGCTCAAATACCTGCTGGCATACTTCCTCTACAACGACGGCATCCAGACTGTCATCGCGGTCGCCTCGACCTTCGCGGCCGCGCCCCTCATCCAGGGCGGACTCGAACAGGACCAAACCACCCTGACCGTGGTCATCCTCATGATCCAATTTGTGGCCTTTGGCGGCGCGCTGCTCTGGGGAAAACTTGCCGGCCGCATCGGCGCCAAACAATCCATCATCGTCAGCCTCGTCATCTGGCTGGGCGTGGTGGTGTTTGCCTTCGGCGGACTCAAAGGCTCCGCCTCGTCCGTGACGATCCAGTTCTTCGTTCTCGGCGCGTTCATCGCCCTCGTGATGGGCGGCTCGCAGGCCATCAGCCGCAGTCTCTTCGCGCAGATGATCCCCGCGGGACGGGAGGCCGAATTCTATTCCTTCTACGAGATCTCCGAGCGCGGCACTTCGTGGACGGGGCCGCTGATCTTCGGCCTCGCCAACCAGCTTTTCGGGAGCCTGCGCTGGGGCATCCTTTCGCTCATCTTTTACTTCATCGCGGGGTTGATCGTCCTGCCGATGGTGAACGTGAAAAAGGCGATGGAAGACGTGAAGAAATACGACGAAGCGAAAAATAACGTTTGA
- a CDS encoding dCTP deaminase: MGLKPDHWIRKMALEQKMIEPFMEGQARGRVISYGVSSYGYDIRVADEFKIFTNVFGATVDPKNFDPKSMVDFKGEVCVIPPNSFALARTVEYFRIPRKVLTVCLGKSTYARCGIIVNVTPFEPEWEGFVTLEISNTTPLPAKIYANEGIAQVLFFEADEECEVSYADKKGKYQKQQSIVLPKL, from the coding sequence ATGGGACTTAAACCCGACCACTGGATTCGCAAGATGGCGCTGGAACAGAAAATGATCGAACCGTTCATGGAGGGTCAGGCGCGCGGCCGCGTGATCTCTTACGGCGTCTCGTCCTACGGCTACGACATCCGCGTGGCCGACGAGTTCAAGATCTTCACCAACGTCTTCGGCGCCACCGTGGACCCGAAGAACTTCGACCCTAAAAGCATGGTGGATTTCAAGGGCGAGGTCTGCGTGATCCCGCCCAACTCCTTCGCGCTGGCGCGCACGGTGGAATATTTCCGCATCCCGCGCAAAGTTCTCACGGTCTGCCTCGGCAAATCCACGTACGCGCGCTGCGGCATCATCGTCAACGTGACGCCGTTCGAGCCGGAGTGGGAGGGCTTCGTCACGCTTGAAATTTCCAACACCACGCCCCTGCCCGCGAAGATCTACGCCAACGAGGGCATCGCCCAGGTTCTGTTCTTCGAGGCGGACGAAGAGTGCGAGGTCTCGTACGCGGATAAAAAGGGCAAGTACCAGAAACAGCAATCTATTGTGCTTCCGAAGTTATAG
- a CDS encoding tRNA lysidine(34) synthetase TilS, translated as MLPSMDSIFRAQCRLDPKRQIVVAVSGGPDSLCLMDLLRGAGYPIIVAHFNHKLRENSDAEATAVETTAARLGLPSIIESANVRAFADEKKLSIEDAARTLRYRFLFTLARQHRAQAVAVGHTADDQVETVLMHFLRGAGLTGLKGMTYRTVLSVFDVEIPLVRPLLDVWREETVVYCAGQGLRPHYDPSNDSLNFLRNRIRHLLIPNLETYNPRFREAVWRTAQLLQTDHEILLQAVDAAWARAVVNESSGLVVFDFSALTGLSVGLQRHLFRRAVERIHPAADVTYAALDRMTAFLSDSRQNGFLHLSGGLRLLREAGQVYIAGSEATLPFERWPQLPAGADLLPLTVPSQVELPGGWKFGAEAWNIPALALEQARENENPFQAWLDAETFQGELHLRVRREGDRFEPLGMDGHSQKLSDFFTNEKLPQRARERWPLLCAGDQIAWIPGYQPAHPFRLTKSSRRILYFTLVSPAKKKAE; from the coding sequence ATGCTCCCCAGCATGGACTCCATCTTCCGCGCCCAATGCCGCCTCGACCCAAAGCGGCAGATCGTCGTCGCCGTCTCAGGCGGACCTGACAGCCTGTGCCTGATGGACCTGCTGCGCGGCGCGGGTTATCCCATCATTGTCGCTCACTTCAACCATAAACTGCGCGAGAACTCCGACGCTGAAGCCACCGCCGTCGAAACCACGGCCGCGCGCCTGGGACTCCCCTCCATCATCGAGAGCGCCAACGTGCGCGCCTTCGCCGACGAGAAAAAACTCTCCATCGAAGACGCGGCCCGCACCCTGCGCTATCGCTTTCTATTCACGCTGGCGCGCCAACACCGCGCCCAGGCTGTGGCGGTCGGTCACACCGCGGACGATCAGGTGGAGACGGTCTTAATGCACTTCCTGCGCGGCGCGGGGTTGACCGGTCTCAAAGGCATGACCTATCGCACCGTCCTCTCCGTCTTCGACGTGGAGATCCCGCTCGTGCGTCCGCTGCTCGACGTCTGGCGCGAAGAGACAGTCGTCTACTGCGCGGGTCAGGGGCTGCGCCCGCATTACGACCCCAGCAACGACTCGCTCAATTTCCTGCGCAATCGCATCCGGCACCTGCTCATTCCCAACCTCGAAACCTACAACCCGAGATTCCGCGAAGCCGTCTGGCGCACGGCGCAACTGCTTCAGACCGACCACGAGATCTTGCTCCAGGCTGTGGACGCGGCGTGGGCGCGCGCGGTCGTCAACGAATCGAGCGGACTCGTCGTCTTCGACTTTTCCGCGCTGACGGGACTCTCGGTCGGACTCCAACGTCACCTGTTTCGCCGCGCCGTCGAGCGGATCCACCCTGCGGCCGACGTCACCTACGCCGCGCTGGACAGGATGACCGCCTTCCTGTCCGATTCCAGGCAAAACGGATTCCTGCACCTCAGCGGCGGACTCCGCCTCTTGCGCGAGGCCGGACAGGTCTACATTGCCGGGAGCGAGGCCACGCTTCCGTTCGAACGCTGGCCCCAATTGCCCGCCGGAGCGGACCTGCTTCCACTTACGGTCCCGTCGCAGGTTGAGTTGCCTGGCGGCTGGAAGTTCGGCGCCGAGGCGTGGAACATCCCCGCGCTGGCGCTGGAGCAGGCGCGCGAGAACGAGAATCCCTTCCAGGCCTGGCTGGACGCGGAGACCTTCCAGGGCGAACTGCATTTGCGCGTCCGCCGCGAGGGAGACCGCTTCGAGCCGCTCGGCATGGACGGTCATTCGCAGAAATTATCGGATTTCTTCACCAACGAGAAACTCCCCCAACGGGCGCGCGAACGCTGGCCCCTGCTGTGCGCGGGCGACCAGATCGCGTGGATTCCCGGCTACCAGCCCGCGCATCCGTTTCGGTTGACGAAATCATCCCGGCGGATTTTGTATTTCACGCTCGTCTCCCCCGCGAAGAAAAAAGCGGAATAA
- a CDS encoding O-acetylhomoserine aminocarboxypropyltransferase — protein sequence MTASTSRQFGFATRQLRAGYDIDPTTGSCVVPLYQTASYQFKSVEHAANLFALKELGNIYTRLMNPTTDVLEQRVAALEGGAGALAASSGHAAQAQAIFTLCNAGDHIVSSSRLYGGTYNQFNYTLRKLGIEVTFVDPSEPENFERAIRPNTKIIYGETLGNPDISVFPFEEAAAIASQNRIALMIDNTFATPYLFRPFEWGANIVTHSATKFLCGHGSSIGGLIVDGGNFDWRSGRFDNFTTPDPSYHGLVYADLSEAGLPPFIVKARVQALRDIGACQSPFNSWQILQGIETLSLRMERHVQNAKAVADFLSRHPLVSWVKYPGLASHPDHERAKKYLPKGASAILGFGIKGGIEAGRRFIESLRLFIHLANVGDARSLVIHPASSTHSQLSAEEQAAAGVSPDFVRLSVGLEDIDDLLWDLDSALSASQADR from the coding sequence ATGACCGCCAGTACTTCCCGCCAGTTCGGCTTCGCCACCCGACAGTTGCGCGCCGGTTACGATATTGACCCGACCACCGGTTCGTGCGTCGTGCCGCTGTACCAAACCGCTAGTTACCAGTTCAAGAGCGTCGAGCACGCGGCCAACTTGTTCGCGCTCAAAGAATTGGGCAATATCTACACCCGCCTGATGAATCCCACCACCGACGTGCTGGAGCAGCGCGTCGCCGCGCTCGAAGGAGGCGCGGGAGCCCTGGCCGCCAGTAGCGGTCACGCCGCGCAAGCGCAGGCCATCTTCACCCTGTGCAACGCCGGCGACCACATCGTCTCGTCCAGCCGCTTATACGGCGGCACATACAACCAGTTCAATTACACCCTCCGCAAACTGGGCATCGAAGTTACCTTCGTGGACCCATCCGAGCCGGAGAATTTCGAGCGCGCCATCCGTCCGAACACAAAGATCATCTACGGCGAAACGCTCGGCAACCCCGATATATCCGTCTTCCCGTTCGAGGAGGCCGCCGCCATCGCCAGCCAGAACCGCATCGCGCTGATGATCGACAACACCTTCGCCACGCCGTATCTCTTCCGTCCGTTCGAGTGGGGCGCGAACATCGTCACTCACAGCGCCACCAAATTCCTGTGCGGACATGGCTCCAGCATCGGCGGCCTCATCGTGGACGGCGGCAACTTCGACTGGCGCAGCGGACGCTTCGACAATTTCACCACGCCCGACCCCTCGTATCACGGCCTCGTTTACGCCGACCTCTCCGAAGCGGGACTGCCTCCGTTCATCGTCAAGGCCCGCGTCCAGGCGCTGCGCGACATCGGCGCGTGCCAATCGCCTTTCAACAGCTGGCAGATCCTCCAGGGGATCGAGACGCTCTCGCTGCGCATGGAGCGTCACGTGCAGAACGCCAAAGCGGTGGCGGACTTCCTCAGCCGGCATCCGCTGGTGAGTTGGGTCAAATATCCGGGCCTCGCCAGCCATCCCGATCACGAGCGGGCGAAAAAATACCTGCCCAAAGGGGCGAGCGCCATCCTCGGATTTGGCATCAAAGGAGGGATCGAGGCCGGCCGGCGTTTCATCGAAAGCCTGCGGCTCTTCATCCACCTCGCCAACGTGGGCGACGCCCGCTCGCTGGTCATTCATCCTGCCAGTTCCACGCACAGCCAGCTTTCCGCCGAGGAACAGGCCGCCGCGGGCGTCTCGCCGGACTTCGTCCGCCTGAGCGTCGGACTCGAAGACATTGACGACCTCCTCTGGGATTTGGACTCGGCCCTCTCCGCATCCCAGGCGGATCGCTAG
- a CDS encoding cobalamin biosynthesis protein CbiX, producing the protein MSKRKIGLLLINHGSRSETWRNALTDLEARVRGAILAGGIIEETKTAFMEYTEPSIATRMKEFDAEGFTDVVIVPIFLTISSHSFEDIPTILGQKNDAQVIEELESEKIERYTPKARIHIAPLLDFSNTLPQNVLRRSRELSRNPEKEGLVLIGYGDSAYDKEWGELFDKVADHVKQAIGISEHSYGWCGHIVHYDHTETTRAINAVLEKKDAAIVIPVLVAYDEMFQKTIIGRGIAQVENNQEKVLYSADSILPDTDIENWVIDISAKYAGQIANL; encoded by the coding sequence ATGTCCAAACGAAAAATCGGTTTACTGTTGATCAATCACGGTTCACGCTCGGAGACGTGGCGAAACGCCTTGACCGATCTCGAAGCGAGAGTGCGCGGCGCCATCCTCGCGGGCGGGATCATCGAAGAGACGAAAACCGCTTTCATGGAATACACCGAACCGTCCATCGCGACGCGGATGAAGGAATTCGACGCCGAAGGCTTCACGGACGTCGTCATCGTGCCGATCTTCCTGACGATCAGTTCGCACTCCTTCGAGGATATTCCCACCATCCTCGGGCAGAAGAACGACGCCCAGGTGATCGAGGAACTCGAATCGGAGAAGATCGAACGCTACACCCCGAAGGCCAGAATCCACATCGCTCCGCTGCTCGATTTTTCCAACACCCTGCCGCAGAATGTTTTGAGACGGAGCCGGGAACTTTCCAGGAACCCCGAAAAAGAAGGGCTGGTCCTGATCGGTTATGGCGATTCTGCCTACGACAAGGAATGGGGAGAATTGTTCGACAAAGTGGCGGACCACGTCAAACAGGCCATCGGCATCAGCGAACATAGCTACGGGTGGTGCGGACACATCGTCCATTACGATCACACCGAGACGACCAGGGCGATCAACGCCGTACTGGAGAAGAAGGACGCCGCCATCGTCATCCCGGTCCTGGTCGCGTACGACGAAATGTTCCAGAAGACCATCATCGGCCGCGGGATCGCGCAGGTGGAAAACAACCAGGAGAAGGTCTTGTATAGCGCGGATTCGATCCTGCCTGATACCGACATCGAAAATTGGGTCATTGACATCAGCGCCAAGTACGCCGGCCAGATCGCCAATCTGTGA
- a CDS encoding CoA-binding protein yields MAGLDDLARDFLAQKNIAVVGVSDKRDTGCNLAYDKFKENGYRVFAVNPRIAAFKDAPCYPDLKSIPEKVDAVFILASPKVTDLIVDQCIELGIRRVWMHCMMGTKPGHAASMTSVSQPAVEKARRNGIAVIPGSCPNQFLKPDFAHAMMRGMWRLFGFMGVN; encoded by the coding sequence ATGGCAGGATTGGACGACCTGGCGCGGGATTTCCTCGCCCAGAAGAACATCGCCGTCGTCGGCGTATCAGATAAGCGGGACACAGGCTGTAATCTGGCCTACGATAAATTCAAGGAGAACGGTTACCGGGTCTTCGCAGTGAACCCTCGTATCGCCGCTTTTAAAGACGCGCCGTGTTACCCCGACCTGAAATCCATCCCCGAAAAAGTGGACGCGGTCTTCATCCTCGCCAGCCCAAAGGTGACCGATCTCATCGTGGACCAGTGTATCGAACTCGGCATTCGGCGTGTCTGGATGCACTGCATGATGGGGACGAAGCCTGGTCACGCGGCGAGCATGACCAGCGTCTCGCAACCGGCGGTGGAGAAAGCGCGTCGGAACGGGATCGCGGTCATCCCGGGGTCGTGCCCCAACCAATTTCTGAAACCGGACTTCGCTCACGCAATGATGCGGGGAATGTGGCGCCTGTTCGGGTTTATGGGAGTCAATTAA